GGCACCATCATCCAACCACCAGCCAATACAATTTCGTACACGCCTTTCCCCTTTAATTTGCCAGCCGAAAGCTACGCAACTTTACCATACCACCTGTTAATTCAGGCATCCCACAAACTGCGACCCGCTTTCTTACGCAGGCTCGCCAGATACGCTTCATGTGCCAGCATCTCTTCATCTGACGCTAACAGAACCTGTACTTGCGCGGCCAGTGCAGCATCAACCCGCCGCACTGCTGCATCCTCGGCCAATGCAGCGGAACCCATATCGCCCTGCGTGCTAGCCAACAGACTCGTTTGACCACCTGTCATGGCCAAAAAAACATCCGCCAAAATCTCGGCATCCAATAGCGCGCCGTGCAACTCACGGTGTGAATTATCGACATCGTAGCGCTTGCACAGCGCATCCAAACTATTGCGCTGCCCCGGATGACGAGCTTTAGCTAGAGCCAGAGTATCGGTAATGACACAGTGCTCAGCCAAGCTGAAGCTCTCGCCGTAGACGCGGCGCAATTCGTGGTTTAAAACCCAACATCAAACGGCGCATTGTGAATAACCAACTCAGCGCCTTTCACATAAGAAAAAAACTCTTCGGCAATTTGATGAAATAAGGGCTTATCTGACAAAAAATCGGTGGTCAGCCCGTGAACTTCCAGAGCTTTTTCTTCACTGTCTCGCTCAGGATTGATGTACTGATGGAAGTTATTAGCCGTCAGTTTTCTATCAATCACTTCTACGCAGCCGATCTCAATGACACGGTTTCCCTGCGTCCAATCGAGACCGGTTGTTTCAGTGTCAAGAATAATCTGTCGCGCCATGTTTACATCTCATCAATAGCTATATTTGCCAGTGCATCGCAGCGTTCATTTTCTCGATGACCGCTATGCCCCTTCACCCAGTGCCAGCTAACTTTGTGTCGACTGGAGGCCGCATCTAAACGCTGCCAGAGATCCTGATTTTTTACTGGTTTTCTGTCACTAGTACGCCAGCCATTTTTTTTCCAATTATCCATCCAACTGGTTACACCTTGCCGCACATATTGCGAATCAGTTGTCAGATCCACGAGGCAAGTATCTTTTAGTGTCTCCAAAGCCATAATGGCGGCCATCAACTCCATGCGATTATTCGTTGTAAGTGGCTCCGCACCAAAAATTTCTTTTTCATTTTCACCATAACGCAGCACAGCTCCCCAGCCTCCAGGACCAGGATTACCACGACATGCGCCATCGGTAAAAATCTCAACTCGCTTTATTGCTTCACTCACAAACATTTTTTCCATCAACAATCATTGCGTGGGCGAACCACAGGCACAACCGGCTTTGGTGTCAATGCACCCAAAGGATTCAAAGTTTTTTTCTCTTTTTCTACCAACAACGGTCTAACACTGCCTACCGTTTTGCGCGCCAAAATAAAGTACACACTCCCCATAGGCAGCTGAGTTTTACTGCCTAGACCTTCCAACCACTGCAAGCGTCGCTGCAAAGCGCTCCCCCACTGCGGCGGCACATAGGCTGTATGCACAGACTCTACAATTTCAAAGTCTAACAACTGCAACCAATCGTGCATTCTGTGGCGACCAATAAACCGATGATCAGCCATCGCGTTTTTTCTATCCAACAGATGCTGAACCGTGTGCTGCACGCCTAACGCGCTCCAGCGTTGAAAACCAAAGATCAATACACTGCCATACGGCATGAGTACACGCGCCGTCTCACGCAATAATTGATGCGGAAACGCGCTGTAGTCTAAACAGTGATGAAGAATTGCAACATCAATACTTTCATTTTCAATGGGCAGTTCATGGAAGTGGCAATGCGCTGCAGCATCCGCATACCCAGAAATGGTATCGCTTAAAGCAAAACAGTGATGAATGGGACTGCTCGCAGCCAAAGGCAGTGATGGACACACCCCCAAGGACATCAAGTGATAGCCAAATAAGCTGGGTAAAAACTGATCAAGTAGTCGTTGTTCAGCCTGCCAAATATTCTGCCCAACATAATCGGCATACCACTGCTGCAAGGCTACGCATTTCGACTGCTGAAAATCAGGCATCCCGCACCTATACGAACGATCAATTTCTTACTGTGACTTTCCCAATTTTGCTTTTACCACTTCAACGGCAATAGGAATCAGTGATACAGCAATCACACCCAAAATCACCAGCTCAAAATTCTTTTTGACAATTTCCATATCACCAAAGAACACACCAGCACCAATACAAATAGGCGCCCACAACAATGAGCCGATGCAACTGAACATGATGTAGCGCGGGTAAGGCATTTTGCCGATACCAGCCACAAAAGGCGCAAAGGTGCGAACGATAGGCACAAAACGCGCGATAATCACAGCACGCGTACCGTACTTATTGTAAAACTGCTCGGTGCGCTCTAAGTGCTTGCGATTGAAGAAAATAGAATCTTCAAAACGAAATACACGCGGTCCCAGCGTTCTGCCTATCCAATAATTTACATTGTCACCACAAAAAGCGGCAGCAATAACAATTACACCGCACAATACAGGATCCAGTTTTCCTGTGGATGCCGCCAATGCACCCACTGCGAATAATAAGGAGTCCCCAGGCAAAAACGGCGTAACCACCAAACCAGTTTCTGCAAACACAATTAAAAACAAAATGGCGTATACCCACACACCATAGGTTTCGATCATAACGGCCAAGTGATCGTTGATATGCAGAATAAAATCAAGAGGATTCATTGTTTTACACCTTCCTTATTTTGTTTATTGGTACGAGTTTATTAACTGGTCCGCCCGAGACGATTTGAACGTCCGACCTGCCCCTTAGGAGGGGGCCGCTCTATCCAGCTGAGCTACGGGCGGCTAAAACGGTCAAGCCAACTGCTCTGCGCGACGGAACGGCAGCGCCAGCAACACACACAGCAAACACCACAACAGCAATTGATGATTGGCTAATAAAGAATTAGCAATTAATGGTATCTGTTCATTTAACAAAGGATGCATCGTCACAAAATCTTCGCCATGTAACATAGCTGACACTTCACCCCATACACAGGCCAATGCCGCCAACGGCAGCAGTAATTTAGCGCGAATATTCCATGCGTATACCGCGCTGGCACGCAATGGAATTTCAGGCATGCAACGGCGAGACAACCACAAGCCCCCCGCCAAAATAATCGGCAAGCCGTAGAGTGCTACAGGGATATCCATGTAGCGACCAGAAGTTGAGAACATCAGTGCAAACGCCATAGCGCCGACAGCATACAGCGCAAAACCACGACGCACCCAATGCACCGCAGCAGAGGATTGTTTGTGTTTTAGCAGCGCAACCAACCATTGCACACCGCCCAACGCAAACAACACAGAAAATACTGCTAAAACACCGCCCCATAATTTTGCAAATGGTTCAGCCAGTGTTTGCAACAGTAACTTGTACCAATAGGCGACGCTGGCATCTGACAACCATTGTTGATCTGCCATAAAAAACAAAGCGCGTTGCGCCAACCAAGTAATAGATGCGGGCGCAACAGATAAACGCAAACTCTTATATACAGCCCAAACAATGGCCGCAGAAAATAATTGACTCCATACACTCAGAAAAATCACTTGCTGCGCAGTGCGCAAATAAGGCAGCAATAACAGGCTGATGAGAACGCCTAATACAACAGAGGTAACTGCACGCGCCATCGCATCATCCAATGGCACCACTGGACCAGTCAGCGGAAATTTTTCTACGCGCGCACTATCAAACAAACCCCAACGCGCACCGACTGTTCCTTCTAGTTGCGCCTTCCATGATTGGTCATAGGCTTCTACGATGTTGTAATCAAAATCATGTTCTGCAGCGAGTTTTGGCAACGCGCGCACAAACTCTGCCGCCGTCAATAAATCGGCATGCGCCGGTCCGCGGCTGCGCCCTTCTGTTGGCCAACCGGTTTCACCTACCAGTATGGGTTTACCAGGAAAGCGTTGTTTAATTTTTTCGATGATGGCCAGCATATGTTGCTGCGCATCATGCAGTGAAACTGGCTCATCTTCCCAATACGGCAAAACATGTATCGTGATGTAATCCACATGATCAGCCACTTGTGGATTTTTTAACCAAAATGCCCACACATCAGCGTAAGAAACAGGCTGCTGAACAGCTGCGCGCACTTGATCAATATAGGCAATCAATTCATCGGGTTTGAGATCACGGCGCAGCAGCACTTCATTGCCGACAATGACGCGTTTCACCGCTTGTGGATAGCGATTGGCTGTTTCAATCAACGCCGCCACTTCTTTGTCGTTATCAATTTTTTCTCGCCCCAACCATGCACTGTGTGTCAATGCAAAACCATACTTGGCCGCCAATTCAGGCACGGCCTCCATACCGTCTTGTGATGTATAGGTGCGCACGCCACTAAATACACCTTGCAGCCGCACCAAATCTGCTTCAACTTGCGACCGCGTCGGAAATACTTCTTTAAGTGGGGACTGACCATCGGAGAACGGTGCAAACGAAGCGCTCTTTAAAGGTTCGCGCCACTCACTTGCTATCGACCTCGGATGGATCACCGCCCACCAAGCCAGCGCCGCCAACCCTACGCACAGCAATAGCAAAAATGATTTTTTTGCAGAAGAAACACTATCAGCCATTCTCAACTCTCAATTTACAATTACATCAAAGTTTTTGCGCAACACATCCAACGCTTGCGCGATATTTTTTACATCATCTGGTTCGCCGCGCTCCTGCCACAACAAACCGATGCCGGTTGCACTGCATTCCAGCATTGCCCAATGTTCTGGAAAGTTTTGCCGAAAAGCCACTAGCCATTGCTGCGCCAGTGCCGGCACATTACCGGCAATATTTTGCACTTCACCTTCCGCGCTCAACCAAACCGCCCACAAGGCTTGCGGCTGATCTGTGATCGGCCACGGAAAATAATACATATAACCAGACTCGGGTAGCTGACGACGCTGATAGCCACTGGTGCGCAATGTCCAAAAACGCACAGCCAAACCCATTTGCGCGGCCGTTTGTCGCAATAGCTCCAACTTTTTATCGTGTGCCGAAGGACGCAAGCGCGTCAAACGCGAAGCGATAAACAGCAGCGCAAACGCCAGAACAATCCAACGCCACATCAGCCCACTTCCCCTGCAAGAAAATTTTTCAGCGAATGGGCATCAAAAGGCCAAGCTAAATGGCGAGTGGCAGCCACATCTTCCAACACAGGAATCAGCAAAGAAAATTGCGCCAGCAGTGCGTCATCCTCCGCAATATCTACCAGCTCTACCTGCCAGCCAGCCGCCACATACGGCAACAACAACTGCTCTGCCAGCTCACACAGGTGGCAGCCCAAGGTTCCGTAAAGGATCAATGAACGCGGAATAGGTAACAACACAACCAAGATAAATCGTCTCTCTGGAAAGCAACCGGAGAACGCACGGCCAAACTATAATGACCGACGATTTTATCGTAGATCGACCCTTGAGAACGCACAGGATACCGCATGGCGGTCTGGAATGATTTTGCACTGACCCATACCGGCAATGTGCGCACCAACAATGAAGATGCCGTTGCCTGCCACCCTGAACTGGGATTATGGGTTGTGGCCGATGGCATGGGCGGCCACGCAGCGGGCGAAGTAGCCAGTGCCATTGCTATCAACACCATCGCGCAACAAGTTCGCCAAGGTCAGGATCTGACAGATGCTATCCAACACGCACACCAGACTATTTTAAGCAGCAGCAACCGAGGTCGTAACGCGAGAGGCATGGGCACCACCGTGGTCGCCTTGCATAGCACTGGCACACGCTACCGCATTGCATGGGTGGGTGATAGCCGCGCTTATCTGTGGACCAAGACCGGCGAGCACAGCGGTTCGCTGGAACAACTGACCACCGACCATTCTTATGTGCAAATGCTGGTAAAAGCAGGCACCATTTCACAGCAAGAAGCCGCCACTCACCGCGAAAAAAATGTCATCACGCAATGCCTAGGTTCTTTAGAAGCCGAGCATATTGATGTCGATATCATTGAGCGCGAATGGCAGCCTCAACAATGTGTACTACTGTGCAGTGATGGACTCACTGACGAACTCAGCAACGAACAAATCAGTAGCATCCTCGCCGCGCACAAAGACCCTGAAAACGCAGCGCGTGCGCTCTTAGAGGCAACGCTGGCACAAGTGAGTAGAGACAACATCACGCTTGTTTTAATCGGACAGCAGGAAACAACAAGCAGTAGCCTCTTCAATAAGGTGCGTCTGTGGTTCGCTCACAAACCTTGAATCTCGCCAAACTATCGACAGGCTCTCTTGCCTCGCTGCTAATCGCCTTGGTGTTGTTTGCTCTCTCTGCCAGCTTATGGGGGTTTGCGACCGGCATCGACGATGCTCACATTAGTTTTTACGCCGCACACGCACTCGCTACAACAGGAGAAATGCTCAACTACAACGGAGAGCGCGTTGAGCAAAGCTCATCACTGCTGCATGTCCTGCTAACAGCCCTGTTTGCTCGTATTAGCAACACCAATGTGGTCACTGTAGGTTATGTCATTCCTATGCTGGCCGGCTGGCTTTGCTTGCCTCTGCTGTGGGTGATAGCCAGACGCGAACAGCTAGCAGCTGCCACTCTGCTATGCGCGGCATTGCCGCTGGTCTACTGGGCACACGCAGGTCTGGAAACAGCGCTGTTTGCATGCTTGTTGTTGTTGTATGTGTACTATCTTTCGTTGCACGCTACACGCTGGCTTGCTCTAGTTCTATGCGGATTTGCCTTGCAACTAGCACGACCAGAGCTGCCGCTGTTTGTGCCTGTACTGACACTAAGCTTCTGGGTTGCGTGCCGGTTTCTCGCTCTACCTTGCCGCGCTATCGGTCTGCGCGCACTACTCAGCATCCTCACCGCACTGTGCATCGTAAGTTGGCGCTGGTATTACTTTGGTGAGTGGTTCCCACAACCCGTAACTGCAAAATCAGCCGGCATTACGCTCACGGCGTTCAAAGCGGGGCTGTTGTATCTTGGTGCTATTTTCACGAATCCAATCGGCGCTCTATTTACCACAGCGAGCATGATTGCCTTGTTACACTTGCTGTGGCGCAGCGCACGAGGCAAGGAAAATACACTGCTGGTTGCCAGCACCCTTGCCTGCACCGGTTACACCGCACTGGTCGCGCTGACCGGTGGCGACTGGATGCCGCAACAGCGCTTTCTCGCACCACTCGTGCCGTTACAAGCGCTGCTGCTCATGCGCAGCCTATCGCTGATATTCCCAGCAAGGATGGCTTTTCTCGCGGTGATGTTACTGGCAAGCAGTCAAATACTGCACAGCTACCTGCAGGCACAATTTCATCAACAAGCAAAAGCTAATCTGCCTATTACATCGCCGTCTTATAGCGTGTTTGAAACGCACTCTCCCAGTGTGCAAGCCAACCTACCCACACTCGCGGCGCTCATACCACTCGTCGCCAGTGTTCACAAACAAAAGCATGCGCCAGTGCAGTTATTGAGCGGACAAATGGGCGTGTTGCCCTATCACCTTTCACTGCTTTTTCCGAATCAATTGCACTTTACTGACCGCAACGCACTGGTAGAACCCAGCCTTACCAACTGCAGTCTTACGCGGGAACGCCCACGCGTACCACAAGGGTTAGACGGTCTCGCCACCATCTTTTTCATCAAAAAAGCGCGAGAACTACAAGAAGATTGCGGCATTGCGCCACCAGACATCATTTACGATTTGTGGTGGCACAATAAAGTGGCAGACGCTCGTACGCTGTTGGAAAAACATGGCTACACCGTTGTACATGTCCACGAAGGCACCACGCTACTGCAAGATCAGCTGATCTTAGTGCGAAAAGAATGGCTGCAGCAGACCGACGAACAGCCTTCTGCAATTGCACCACCCTAACGCTTACGCTACCTTGCGCCCCAATTTTACTGAGTGAGAAAAAACCATGGCTCAATATGTTTTCACCATGAACCGCCTAGGCAAAGTTGTACCACCGAAGCGCGAAATTTTGAAAGATATCTCTCTATCATTTTTCCCTGGCGCCAAAATTGGCGTGTTGGGCTTGAACGGCTCCGGCAAATCGACTTTGTTAAAAATTATGGCAGGCATTGATACCGATTTTATCGGCGAAGCGCGCCCGATGGCAAATTTAAAAATTGGCTATCTCTCACAAGAACCACAACTCGATCCCACTAAAGATGTGCGCGGCAATGTGGAAGACGGTTTGGCGGAGCCAATCAACGCTCTGAAAGAATTGGATGCGGTTTACGCCGCTTATGCCGAAGAAAATGCTGACTTTGATGCACTGGCAAAACGCCAAGCTGAATTGGAAGACATTATTCAAGCTTGGGATGCACACAGCATCGAACATAAATTAGAAGTGGCGGCTGACGCACTGCGCTTGCCACCGTGGGATGCCGATGTCACCAAACTGTCTGGCGGTGAACGCCGCCGCGTAGCGCTGTGTCGTTTGTTGATGTCGCGCCCCGACATGTTGTTGCTCGACGAACCCACCAACCACTTGGATGCGGAATCCGTTGCGTGGCTGGAACATTTTCTGGTGGAGTTTCCGGGAACGGTGGTGGCGATTACGCACGACCGCTACTTCCTCGACAACGCTGCTGGCTGGATTTTGGAATTGGATCGCGGTCACGGCATTCCCTATGAAGGCAATTACACTTCATGGTTGGAACAAAAAGAAGCACGCCTGAAACAAGAAGAGCGCAGCGAAGCGGCACGACAAAAAACCATCGAGCGCGAATTGGAATGGGTGCGACAAAATCCAAAAGGTCGCCATGCGAAAAACAAAGCGCGTCTGGCGCGGTTTGATGAATTGAATTCACAAGAATATCAAGCGCGCAACGAAACCAACGAAATTTACATCCCACCGGGTCCGCGCCTCGGCGATAAAGTGTTGGAAGTGAATCATGTCACCAAGTCTTTTGGCGATCGCGTACTGTTAGATGACATTAGCTTCACCGTGCCCAAAGGTGCCATCGTCGGCATCATCGGCCCCAACGGCGCGGGCAAATCCACGCTGTTCCGCATGATTACCGACCAAGAACAACCGGATCAAGGCAGTATCGTGCTGGGTGATACCGTCAAACCCGCCTATGTTGAACAATCGCGTGAAAAATTGGATGCCAACAAAACCGTGTGGGAAGTGGTGTCCGACGGTTTAGATATCATCAAAATCGGTAACTATGAAGTGCCATCGCGCGCCTACCTCGGCCGCTTTAATTTCAAAGGTTCTGATCAACAAAAACGCGTGGGCGAACTATCTGGCGGTGAACGCGGCCGCTTGCAATTGGCTTGCACGCTGAAAGAAGGTGGCAACTTTTTATTGCTTGACGAACCCTCCAACGATCTTGATGTGGAAACACTGCGCGCACTGGAAGAAGCCCTGCAAAACTTCCCAGGCTGTGCGATGGTGATTTCACACGACCGCTGGTTTCTTGATCGCGTTTGTACCCACATCCTCGCCTTTGAAGGCGAAAGCAAAGCCGTATTTTTTGAAGGCACCTATACCGAATACGAAGCAGATCACAAAGCACGCTGCGGCGATCAACAACCTACGCGCATGAAGTACAAGCGGTTGCGGGAATAGTGAAAAAACTCTCAATAAAATTATCGGCTGCTGGCTGCTGGCTGCTGGCTTTATTGTTTTTATTGGAGCTAATGCTCCACATCAGCAGCTACATCAATCAGCACTTTTTGATGCACGAACAGCAAACAAGTTGGTTAACGCCAAACTTGCGAGTTGTCGCCATGGGTGACTCAAATACCTACGGGCTTTATTTGGACAAAAAAGATGCTTACCCCAAACAACTGGAAACTATTTGGAACGCCACACATAAAAACAATCCAATTGAAGTGATTAATCTTGGCTATCCGGGCAGCAACTCATCGCGTTTAGTAGCTAACATTGAAGAAATCAACAGCCAATTTCAGCCTGATATTATCTTAGTGATGATTGGCTCCAATGATGCTTGGACAGCCCCCATTGCCGCCGCAGAATCAACTATGACTAACAACAACGAGCTACACCCTATTCAGTGGATAAAATCTCGTTCCAAGTTGTACCGCCTAATTTGTTTGATAACACGAGAGCCGTTTCAAGAACAATCATTAGAAACCATTACTACATCCGACCCTGCACAGGCAGAAACAGCCAAAGGCAAGCCTGCAACCATCAACTACAAAAACATGAAGCTCGACTTCTCTTTAAATTTTCGAGATAAAAATACCCATCTCGATGCAGAAACAGACATGCAGAAAAACATGGAGAAATTGATTCAATACGGAAAGCAAAACAACATCAAAGTTTTTTTACTGACTTACCCAGCCAACAAGGGATACTACAAGCAAGCCAACAAAGTGACCCTAAAAACAGCAGGCGACAACCACTATCCTTACCTCGTCAATACCATAGAAACCTTTCAATCACTGCAACCACCCAAAGGAGAGGGCAATCAACACTTCTTTTCTGACTTACACGCAACAGCACTGGGCAATCAAGTATTAGCTACTGCCGTTATGAAACAACTCGAAGCCACACTAAACATACCTTCGGACACTGCATCACCATGAAACACCTCATCCTCGGCGGCGCACGCTCCGGCAAAAGCCATCATGCAGAAACAACCGGATTGGCAACCGGAAAAAACTGGTTTATATCGCCACATCACAGGCGCTGGATGATGAGATGCAGGCGCGCATCCAACATCACCAAACTTCGCGAGATGCGCGTTGGAAAACGATAGAAGAACCTATTGAGTTAGCTACAACGCTGCAAAAAAATGCCGCAACAGACACCTGTATTTTGGTGGATTGTTTGACGCTGTGGTTGACCAATCTTTTATTGGCGGATGAAGCGACTTTTGTTCGTGAGCGCGATGCTTTACTTAATGTATTGCCACATCTTGCTGGCGATATTTTATTGGTCAGCAATGAAGTCGGCATGGGCATCGTGCCGTTCGATCCGCTATCGCGACGCTTTGTGGATGAAGCGGGACGCTTACATCAACAACTTGCCCGCCTTTGTGATGCCGTTACTTTGGTTGCAGCTGGTTTGCCACTATCACTCAAACCAGTGCACGCGCTGTAAATAAACTAAGTACCGGGGCGTATACCGATTGTCAGCGACACAACATCCGTTTGACCATCGCGCAAAAAACGCACCTCCACTTTTTCGCCCGGTTGCGCGTGAGTAATGCGCTTCATACCCGTGCGCGTGGTGGCAGCCGGTTCACCATCAAAATGCGTGATGATGTCGCCGGGTAACAATCCTGCATCTGCTGCAGGACCGTGCCGATACACACTGCGCACAATCATGCCCTGTCCTGGCTCCAAGCCCAAACTGCGCGAAGCAAAAGCATTCAGCGCTTGCGACTCAATACCTATCCAACCGCGTATCACGCGTCCGTAGCTAACAATATCATTCAATACTTTTTGCGCGGTGTCAGAAGGAATGGCATAGCCAATACCGATTGATGCTCCGGTAGGGCTTTGAATTGCTGTATTGATGCCCACTAAACGCCCCGTGGTATCCACCAAAGCGCCACCTGAATTGCCTTGGTTAATAGCTGCATCCGTTTGCAGATAATTTTCTTGGATATTTAATTCCAAACCGTAACGCGCCGCAGCGGAAATAATACCTTGCGTGACGGTTTGCCCAACGCCGAGCGGGTTGCCAATCGCCAACACCACATCGCCAATCCGCATGTGTTGTGCATCACCAAAACGAATGGCGGTTAATTCGGGCAGTGCAATTTTTAACACC
The DNA window shown above is from Cellvibrionales bacterium and carries:
- a CDS encoding glutaredoxin family protein, producing the protein MPRSLILYGTLGCHLCELAEQLLLPYVAAGWQVELVDIAEDDALLAQFSLLIPVLEDVAATRHLAWPFDAHSLKNFLAGEVG
- a CDS encoding DedA family protein, whose translation is MNPLDFILHINDHLAVMIETYGVWVYAILFLIVFAETGLVVTPFLPGDSLLFAVGALAASTGKLDPVLCGVIVIAAAFCGDNVNYWIGRTLGPRVFRFEDSIFFNRKHLERTEQFYNKYGTRAVIIARFVPIVRTFAPFVAGIGKMPYPRYIMFSCIGSLLWAPICIGAGVFFGDMEIVKKNFELVILGVIAVSLIPIAVEVVKAKLGKSQ
- a CDS encoding methyltransferase domain-containing protein; this encodes MPDFQQSKCVALQQWYADYVGQNIWQAEQRLLDQFLPSLFGYHLMSLGVCPSLPLAASSPIHHCFALSDTISGYADAAAHCHFHELPIENESIDVAILHHCLDYSAFPHQLLRETARVLMPYGSVLIFGFQRWSALGVQHTVQHLLDRKNAMADHRFIGRHRMHDWLQLLDFEIVESVHTAYVPPQWGSALQRRLQWLEGLGSKTQLPMGSVYFILARKTVGSVRPLLVEKEKKTLNPLGALTPKPVVPVVRPRNDC
- a CDS encoding serine/threonine-protein phosphatase, with protein sequence MAVWNDFALTHTGNVRTNNEDAVACHPELGLWVVADGMGGHAAGEVASAIAINTIAQQVRQGQDLTDAIQHAHQTILSSSNRGRNARGMGTTVVALHSTGTRYRIAWVGDSRAYLWTKTGEHSGSLEQLTTDHSYVQMLVKAGTISQQEAATHREKNVITQCLGSLEAEHIDVDIIEREWQPQQCVLLCSDGLTDELSNEQISSILAAHKDPENAARALLEATLAQVSRDNITLVLIGQQETTSSSLFNKVRLWFAHKP
- the ettA gene encoding energy-dependent translational throttle protein EttA, with the translated sequence MAQYVFTMNRLGKVVPPKREILKDISLSFFPGAKIGVLGLNGSGKSTLLKIMAGIDTDFIGEARPMANLKIGYLSQEPQLDPTKDVRGNVEDGLAEPINALKELDAVYAAYAEENADFDALAKRQAELEDIIQAWDAHSIEHKLEVAADALRLPPWDADVTKLSGGERRRVALCRLLMSRPDMLLLDEPTNHLDAESVAWLEHFLVEFPGTVVAITHDRYFLDNAAGWILELDRGHGIPYEGNYTSWLEQKEARLKQEERSEAARQKTIERELEWVRQNPKGRHAKNKARLARFDELNSQEYQARNETNEIYIPPGPRLGDKVLEVNHVTKSFGDRVLLDDISFTVPKGAIVGIIGPNGAGKSTLFRMITDQEQPDQGSIVLGDTVKPAYVEQSREKLDANKTVWEVVSDGLDIIKIGNYEVPSRAYLGRFNFKGSDQQKRVGELSGGERGRLQLACTLKEGGNFLLLDEPSNDLDVETLRALEEALQNFPGCAMVISHDRWFLDRVCTHILAFEGESKAVFFEGTYTEYEADHKARCGDQQPTRMKYKRLRE
- the rnhA gene encoding ribonuclease HI, with amino-acid sequence MFVSEAIKRVEIFTDGACRGNPGPGGWGAVLRYGENEKEIFGAEPLTTNNRMELMAAIMALETLKDTCLVDLTTDSQYVRQGVTSWMDNWKKNGWRTSDRKPVKNQDLWQRLDAASSRHKVSWHWVKGHSGHRENERCDALANIAIDEM
- a CDS encoding trypsin-like peptidase domain-containing protein; the encoded protein is MKKRFQETWIKDIVLPALCGLLIALFYLQYQKIQALEAAVANMPSNATSSVHLSSAATDSYAVAAEQAMPAVVNIYTRRVVHRVPVVGDPRLQQFLQNSLSPQERVEGALGSGVIVSTEGHVLTNYHVIAGADQVLVSLHDGRDAQAKLVGIDKETDLAVLKIALPELTAIRFGDAQHMRIGDVVLAIGNPLGVGQTVTQGIISAAARYGLELNIQENYLQTDAAINQGNSGGALVDTTGRLVGINTAIQSPTGASIGIGYAIPSDTAQKVLNDIVSYGRVIRGWIGIESQALNAFASRSLGLEPGQGMIVRSVYRHGPAADAGLLPGDIITHFDGEPAATTRTGMKRITHAQPGEKVEVRFLRDGQTDVVSLTIGIRPGT
- a CDS encoding exo-beta-1,3-glucanase, whose product is MADSVSSAKKSFLLLLCVGLAALAWWAVIHPRSIASEWREPLKSASFAPFSDGQSPLKEVFPTRSQVEADLVRLQGVFSGVRTYTSQDGMEAVPELAAKYGFALTHSAWLGREKIDNDKEVAALIETANRYPQAVKRVIVGNEVLLRRDLKPDELIAYIDQVRAAVQQPVSYADVWAFWLKNPQVADHVDYITIHVLPYWEDEPVSLHDAQQHMLAIIEKIKQRFPGKPILVGETGWPTEGRSRGPAHADLLTAAEFVRALPKLAAEHDFDYNIVEAYDQSWKAQLEGTVGARWGLFDSARVEKFPLTGPVVPLDDAMARAVTSVVLGVLISLLLLPYLRTAQQVIFLSVWSQLFSAAIVWAVYKSLRLSVAPASITWLAQRALFFMADQQWLSDASVAYWYKLLLQTLAEPFAKLWGGVLAVFSVLFALGGVQWLVALLKHKQSSAAVHWVRRGFALYAVGAMAFALMFSTSGRYMDIPVALYGLPIILAGGLWLSRRCMPEIPLRASAVYAWNIRAKLLLPLAALACVWGEVSAMLHGEDFVTMHPLLNEQIPLIANSLLANHQLLLWCLLCVLLALPFRRAEQLA